The window TTTTCAATCTAATTTTACTATTTTGAATTAgggttaaataaaaattaaaatcaattcaAAAACATTTTAAAGCACCACCCCAATTGCCCACCTCTCGAATGAACCCCTTTTCCTCGCCTGAAACAACTTCCCCCTTCCTTTCCGTCACCCGAAACAACCCCTTCCCTTCTCCTCTCAAAACAAACCCTTCCCCCACCCCTTCCTCGCCTAAAACAACTTCCCAATACAACCCAGATTAAAATTAACGACCACCCCACGCCTGAATTGAAACAGCTTCTCCCACCCCCTCCCTCGCCTGAAACactttcccttcccttccctagCATGAAACAACCCCTTTCCTCGCCTGAAACACTTTCCCCATCCCTTTTCTCGCCTAAAACAACCCGATTAAAATTACACGGATgaacaaaaaataattcaaactaGTGGTTGCATTTATAATAATAGCATATTAATGACGTTATGACTTGAAAAAaagtctcaaaataaaaaaaatttttgatgatattttactTTGAGCCTTATTAATATCACCGATAAAATATTTaagccaaaaaaacttttatttatCACCTTGAAAATTACAGGGTGAAAAAAGGCACTTGGAAGTTAGGAAGAACAGTTTTTCATCGTAGGCAAGTTAAATATTTCAATGAGTATTCATCAGGTAAGGAAATATACAAAGAATCATACAAATGCAGGAATTGAATTGTTGTTGAAAGGAAGTTTATAGATTTAACCTCCAAAAATTCAGGAGCTTGAAGCCTCCAATGGAGCAGAGGATGAGTTTGCTCGATCTGCATCTATCATCGACTTGATGTAGAACTCACCAGCTTTGTATGAAGATCGCACCATGGGACCAGAAGCCACATACCGAAATCCCTgcaaaatatttaaattgttaaaaatagagAAGCAGTTTAAGCTTGAAGAGCATATAAATCCCTTTATGTAACAGCCTCAACAAACATCAGAGCATACCATTTCCATTCCGAGAACTCGGTATTTTTCAAATGCTTCTGGAGTTATATATTCGGATACTGGCATGTGCCGCTTTGTAGGTCTCATATACTGGCCGAAGGTAATCACGTCAACACCAGCAGCTCTCACTTTTTCCATAGTATTGACCACTTGGTCGGGTGTTTCTCCACATCCCAACATTATCGATGTCTTGGTTAGGGTACCAACAGGAGCATATTCTTTAGCTAACTTTAGAACATCTATAGATTGCTTGAAGTTAGCACGATGATCTCTAACTACACTCTGAAGCTCTGCAACTGTCTCAATATTGTGAGCAAACACGTCTAAGCCCGATACAGAAACTTTCTTAACACAGTCAGGATCTCCACGGAAATCAGGAACTACACAAATAACAAGAAGTTGAGTAACGAAAACGAGTATTAAGAATGAAGCAAGTGAACAAGACAAAAACTTAACAGCAAGGACGCTCAAGGATGATGCATATAAAGGCATAATCAACTGTTGCTGTTAAGCTACTACTATTCTATACTGATCTTCAAAGCCTTGtacaaaatttcaaaattgattaaaaaaagcTAAAGAGATAATTTAAAGCAATGCAATTATTTTCAACGCATAACCAACTGCATTGTTACTGGTGCGGTTGCTCTTGGTACAGTTTTCCAAAAAGAACATGAGCTCGTAGAACACATGGAAGAACTATGAAGCAGCACGAAACTCACAGCGTAAATCAGACGATATTGATAAACAAGAGCTCTCAAACAGACATATAATTtggttaaaatttttgtttcgATATTTAAAAAGCAACTCCCAAAGACTCGaatatacaaaatttaaataaattaaacagcGCATCAAGGTTTCTAGTACCAAGGGCCTCTATCAGCATAGTTGGCTTTAAGGTTTTCAGCTTCTGCACAGTCTCAGCAAAGTGACCACTGCCCTGATCAGGTAAATCATCTCGATCAACACTTGTAATGACTACGTAATCTAAGCCCCAGGATGCAATAGCTTCCGCAACATTGGTTGGTTCATTTGGATCCGGAGGGGGAGGAGATCTAGATGTCTTGACATTACAGAATCTGAAaatcaacatatatttaatgTTAAAAGCGTAAGGGCAAACAAGATGCTTATACGGCAAATCATCCACGAAGATAAAGCTAACATGAATTGTCAATTAAAACAAACAATCACTGGAAATAAATATTTGCTTCAATCAAATGATAAACCATTAATGAGGCTGGAAGACTATCACAATTCAAGGTTGACCCATAAAAGGCACAATAGCTGCCAGCTCTAGCAAAAAATCAAGGGCTACATTCAAATGCCATCTGCCAATGCTCTCTGATCAAAATATCAACAACACCATGACCATTGGTTTCAAGCCAAGCAATAGGTTCTATAAAAGTAGACTACCCATATTGCACATAAAGCAAGTCAGTTTCATATGTACCAAGCATAGCATGACTCACTTGTCAAGGATATCCAACTACAAAATTTTGACCAAGAAAAATCGCAAGGTTTGTTGAAAGAACGTAACACCTatgttcaatgtttattgatgTGGTTGCCTGCTTTTACAGTCATGATCTCATGCTCTTAATTTGCAAATTGTCAATCAGAAATCTCAAAATGACAAACGATTTGTCATTTACATGATTTAAACTACTGGCCTTATCAGCAGTGTGATTTACTGAAATCTAGATGAAGTGAAGCAAACACAAGAGTGACGGATAGTGTTTTCTTAGTAGGGGTTGAAAATGAAAACAATGAGGTTCCCAGAGTACTAAAGTTTCAGCTTCTCAGTTTCCTCCTTGATTAAGATGTCCTCTCTTGACAATCCAAAAATGTCCCAGCTTTTATCTAAAATTCCTAGATGCTACACG of the Amaranthus tricolor cultivar Red isolate AtriRed21 chromosome 6, ASM2621246v1, whole genome shotgun sequence genome contains:
- the LOC130814897 gene encoding lipoyl synthase, mitochondrial-like, whose translation is MNPRLTSFLRHLHHHKFRSNSTLSPPAQTLDSLRRRLAEESPTLNDFIQLQRNEEYSVEVGTKKNPLPKPKWMKESIPGGEKYTKIKKKLRELKLHTVCEEARCPNLGECWSGGETGTATATIMILGDTCTRGCRFCNVKTSRSPPPPDPNEPTNVAEAIASWGLDYVVITSVDRDDLPDQGSGHFAETVQKLKTLKPTMLIEALVPDFRGDPDCVKKVSVSGLDVFAHNIETVAELQSVVRDHRANFKQSIDVLKLAKEYAPVGTLTKTSIMLGCGETPDQVVNTMEKVRAAGVDVITFGQYMRPTKRHMPVSEYITPEAFEKYRVLGMEMGFRYVASGPMVRSSYKAGEFYIKSMIDADRANSSSAPLEASSS